Proteins encoded in a region of the Zea mays cultivar B73 chromosome 2, Zm-B73-REFERENCE-NAM-5.0, whole genome shotgun sequence genome:
- the LOC100382512 gene encoding Dolichyl-diphosphooligosaccharide--protein glycosyltransferase subunit STT3B-like, which yields MAPPALDSLPAPLRSLRLKTKQQELLLRVSALALIYVLAFAVRLFSVLRYESMIHEFDPYFNYRTTLFLTENGFSEFWNWFDFESWYPLGRVVGGTLYPGLMVTAALLHRLLRALYLTVHIREVCVLTAPFFAANTTLVAYAFGREIWDSGAGLVAAALIAIVPGYISRSVAGSYDNEGVAIFALLLTFYLFVRAVNTGSLAWALASAFGYFYMVSAWGGYVFIINLVPLYVLVLLVTGRYSQRLYVAYNCMYVLGMLLAMQIRFVGFQHVQSGEHMAAMGVFFLLQVFFFLDWVKYLLNDARLFKSFLRITLTCVITIGTLALGLGTASGYISPWTGRFYSLLDPTYAKDHIPIIASVSEHQPTAWSSFMFDFHILLFLFPAGLYFCFKRLSDATIFIVMYGLTTMYFAGVMVRLILVAAPAVCLISAIAASATIKNLTTLIRTKSKSPQTTGKTTGSKAGAKGAVDQSLPFQHNAAIALLLGAFYLLSRYAIHCTWVTSEAYSSPSIVLAARGHNGGRVIFDDYREAYYWLRQNTPPDAKIMSWWDYGYQITAMGNRTVIVDNNTWNNTHIATVGRAMSSYEDEAYEIMQSLDVNYVLVVFGGVTGYSSDDINKFLWMVRIGGGVFPVIKEPDYLVNGEYRIDKGAAPKMLNCLMYKLCYYRFGELTTEYGKPPGYDRVRGVEIGNKDIKLEYLEEAFTTSNWIVRIYKVKPPKNRS from the exons ATGGCGCCCCCCGCGCTGGACTCTCTCCCGGCGCCGCTCCGGTCGCTGCGGCTCAAGACGAAGCAGCAGGAGCTCCTGCTCCGCGTCTCGGCGCTGGCGCTCATCTACGTGCTCGCCTTCGCCGTCCGCCTCTTCTCCGTCCTCCGCTACGAGTCCATGATCCACGAGTTCGACCCTTACTTCAACTACCGCACCACGCTCTTCCTCACCGAGAACGGCTTCAGCGAGTTCTGGAACTGGTTCGACTTCGAGAGCTGGTACCCGCTCGGGCGCGTTGTCGGGGGGACGCTCTACCCGGGTCTGATGGTGACCGCCGCGCTGCTCCACCGCCTCCTCCGCGCGCTCTACCTCACCGTCCACATCCGTGAGGTCTGCGTCCTCACCGCGCCCTTCTTCGCTGCCAACACCACGCTCGTCGCCTACGCCTTCGGCCGCGAGATATGGGACTCCGGGGCGGGGCTCGTCGCCGCTGCGCTGATCGCCATCGTCCCTGGCTACATCTCCCGCTCCGTCGCGGGGTCCTACGACAACGAGGGCGTCGCCATCTTCGCGCTGCTGCTCACCTTCTACCTCTTCGTGCGCGCCGTTAACACTGGGTCGCTCGCCTGGGCGCTCGCCTCGGCGTTCGGTTACTTCTATATGGTGTCGGCATGGGGAGGCTACGTGTTCATCATCAATCTCGTCCCGCTTTATGTGCTTGTGTTGCTTGTCACTGGGAGGTACTCGCAGAGGCTCTACGTGGCCTACAATTGCATGTATGTGCTTGGGATGTTGCTTGCAATGCAGATTCGTTTTGTTGGATTCCAGCATGTGCAGTCCGGAGAGCACATGGCTGCTATGGGAGTCTTCTTCCTGTTGCAG GTTTTCTTCTTCTTGGACTGGGTGAAATATCTGCTAAATGATGCCAGACTATTCAAGTCATTCCTTCGAATTACCCTCACATGTGTGATTACTATTGGCACCCTGGCTCTTGGACTTGGTACTGCATCTGGTTACATCTCCCCTTGGACAGGACGGTTTTACTCCCTGCTTGATCCTACCTACGCAAAGGACCATATACCAATCATCGCATCTGTTTCTGAGCATCAGCCAACAGCATGGTCCTCTTTCATGTTTGACTTCCACATCCTACTTTTCTTGTTCCCAGCTGGCCTTTATTTCTGTTTCAAGCGCCTGTCAGATGCCACGATATTTATTGTTATGTATGGCCTCACAACTATGTACTTTGCTGGTGTGATGGTCCGGTTAATTCTTGTGGCAGCACCAGCCGTTTGCCTTATTAGTGCGATTGCTGCATCTGCTACAATAAAAAATCTAACCACTTTGATCCGGACAAAGAGCAAAAGTCCACAGACTACTGGAAAAACAACTGGTTCAAAGGCAGGTGCAAAG GGAGCAGTTGATCAATCTTTACCATTCCAACACAATGCAGCTATTGCTCTTCTTCTCGGTGCCTTTTACTTGCTCAGTAGGTATGCAATACACTGCACTTGGGTGACATCTGAGGCCTACTCTTCTCCATCTATAGTTTTGGCTGCAAGGGGTCATAATGGTGGAAGAGTCATCTTTGATGATTATCGTGAGGCATACTATTGGCTTCGTCAGAACACGCCTCCTGATGCTAAGATTATGTCTTGGTGGGACTATGGATACCAAATTACAGCTATGGGTAACAGAACTGTTATTGTTGATAACAATACATGGAATAACACACACATAGCTACAGTTGGACGAGCTATGTCATCTTATGAAGATGAAGCATATGAGATCATGCAGTCACTTGATGTGAACTATGTGCTTGTTGTGTTTGGAGGTGTTACTGGATATTCTTCAGATGATATCAACAA GTTCTTATGGATGGTACGTATTGGTGGAGGAGTTTTTCCTGTAATCAAAGAGCCAGATTACCTTGTTAATGGGGAGTATCGTATTGACAAGGGGGCAGCACCCAAAATGCTGAACTGCCTAAT GTACAAGCTTTGTTACTACCGATTTGGAGAACTTACCACAGAATATGGAAAACCTCCAGG GTATGATCGTGTACGAGGAGTGGAGATTGGCAACAAAGACATAAAGCTTGAATACTTGGAGGAGGCATTTACAACTTCAAACTGGATAGTGCGCATATACAAGGTGAAAcccccaaagaacaggtcctga